The stretch of DNA AAAAGATACATACATCATTGAAAATAATTTTCACCAAAAAAAAAGGGTGGGAAAGATCAATGACGTCAAGTTCCCCTTTTTGGGCAAAAATGCATTACAATTAATAGATACATCATCAATGCTATGCCATAAAAACACTCATCTCTAACTTTTTTTCTACTTTACTGAAGAATGAATAAGGACTGTACTTCTGTACCCTGGATCTGAACTACAGTGAATTCAAGTGTAGATATCGTAGTATTTGATTAGTgacaactttttttttcttttgctccCAGTCCTCGAATTCATTGCTATTTCCATTTCTCACCCTTTTAATCTTCTTCCCTTTGAGATGAGCTCCTCCCAAATCCAGCACCATAGTAAAACCGGTCCCACATCTCCGTTTCAAAATCCGCCGTTTCCGATGATCCTCCGTCATGATCATCGCCGACGTTATCTCTGCCGCCATCGGAATCCTTCTCATCGTCAGTGTAGTAAACGCCGAGAGAATCATTCGTCATCATTTTTTTACTCTTTTTCAAAAGCTTCTTCTGCTTCTTATTCCTCCACGCTCTCCGGCAAAGTCCCGCCGGAATTTTGTATAAGGCCAGGAGGA from Nicotiana tomentosiformis chromosome 11, ASM39032v3, whole genome shotgun sequence encodes:
- the LOC104091253 gene encoding uncharacterized protein, with the protein product MTGKIVIESSAASGRQLLRTATAMAKEEEKRISGRQQKRIGEVAGGTAAECAMVCCCCPCAVLHILLLALYKIPAGLCRRAWRNKKQKKLLKKSKKMMTNDSLGVYYTDDEKDSDGGRDNVGDDHDGGSSETADFETEMWDRFYYGAGFGRSSSQREED